Proteins encoded by one window of Vanacampus margaritifer isolate UIUO_Vmar chromosome 17, RoL_Vmar_1.0, whole genome shotgun sequence:
- the c17h6orf136 gene encoding uncharacterized protein C6orf136 homolog isoform X1, producing the protein MAVSRVSVAFWVGCVRIHGRRQPITKHIRSLSQPVDLQWIYPTRPLSSASWALAPPNSLRHQTDKQASPSLPFHHATWPPRAAYHEKDWEESLSMCVLVRQNKSSCVHTIVEIPLFGQTKLAELLAPGNHKSSEFSFLLTTVDGRREDDISIRKSSKHPEKRQHGCFRSLFQAESCPAPFIYGSQFYCFHSPETEPIAHHRPLNSRQDIALDRNKMDDFPLLNPTSLCSYDARTDGSHREGDSEKEQKLAMAYERLRSELPNFFHKNHDYSMYSNDVEFINGLLNTKTRGRLIYQVSVLLWRLCCHLYFCDTRLEVLKLTKHMEDGTIKARWRLRGLPYHTLMLRFYRKDKSQLYRSYDVFSTFYIGHDGLIHCHKVEKVMPAQPPTLPRVTSLLASALVALGMEETVNRPALNLLPLLLSSLWQVRE; encoded by the exons CCTGTTGACTTGCAGTGGATCTACCCAACACGTCCTCTCAGCAGTGCATCATGGGCCTTGGCGCCGCCCAACAGTTTGAGACATCAGACGGATAAGCAAGCAAGTCCGTCCCTCCCTTTCCATCATGCCACTTGGCCACCGAGAGCCGCTTACCACGAGAAGGACTGGGAGGAGTCGCTAAGCATGTGTGTGCTGGTGCGACAAAACAAATCGAGTTGCGTGCACACCATCGTGGAGATCCCGTTATTTGGTCAGACTAAACTAGCAGAGTTACTTGCTCCAGGGAATCACAAGTCCTCTGAGTTTTCCTTCCTACTGACCACAGTTGATGGCCGCAGagaagatgacatcagcatCAGGAAAAGCAGCAAACACCCGGAAAAGAGACAGCACGGCTGTTTTCGAAGCCTGTTCCAAGCGGAGAGTTGCCCCGCGCCCTTCATATACGGCTCTCAGTTTTACTGTTTCCATTCCCCGGAAACAGAACCCATTGCCCACCACAGGCCACTGAACTCTAGGCAGGATATTGCACTTGACAGAAACAAGATGGACGACTTTCCCCTGCTGAATCCTACCTCTTTGTGCAGCTATGATGCAAGAACAGACGGCTCTCATAGGGAAGGAGACAGTGAAAAAGAGCAAAAGCTGGCCATGGCATATGAAAGACTAAGGAGTGAG CTCCCAAATTTCTTCCATAAGAATCATGACTACTCCATGTACTCCAATGATGTTGAATTCATCAACGGACTTCTCAATACCAAGACCAG AGGACGCCTGATATACCAAGTCAGCGTCTTGCTGTGGCGCCTCTGTTGTCATTTGTATTTCTGTGACACCCGGCTGGAGGTGCTCAAACTGACCAAGCACATGGAAGACGGGACCATTAAGGCTCGATGGAGGCTTAGGGGCCTTCCTTACCATACCTTGATGCTACGCTTCTACCGCAAAGACAAATCACAACTGTACAG gtCCTATGATGTTTTCTCCACGTTCTACATAGGACATGACGGACTCATCCACTGTCATAAAGTTGAAAAG GTGATGCCGGCTCAGCCCCCAACCCTGCCCCGAGTCACGTCCCTCCTGGCCAGCGCTTTAGTAGCTCTGGGGATGGAGGAGACGGTGAACAGACCCGCTCTCAATTTGCTGCCCCTGCTCCTATCCTCACTGTGGCAGGTCCGAGAATGA
- the c17h6orf136 gene encoding uncharacterized protein C6orf136 homolog isoform X2, whose translation MAVSRVSVAFWVGCVRIHGRRQPITKHIRSLSQPVDLQWIYPTRPLSSASWALAPPNSLRHQTDKQASPSLPFHHATWPPRAAYHEKDWEESLSMCVLVRQNKSSCVHTIVEIPLFVDGRREDDISIRKSSKHPEKRQHGCFRSLFQAESCPAPFIYGSQFYCFHSPETEPIAHHRPLNSRQDIALDRNKMDDFPLLNPTSLCSYDARTDGSHREGDSEKEQKLAMAYERLRSELPNFFHKNHDYSMYSNDVEFINGLLNTKTRGRLIYQVSVLLWRLCCHLYFCDTRLEVLKLTKHMEDGTIKARWRLRGLPYHTLMLRFYRKDKSQLYRSYDVFSTFYIGHDGLIHCHKVEKVMPAQPPTLPRVTSLLASALVALGMEETVNRPALNLLPLLLSSLWQVRE comes from the exons CCTGTTGACTTGCAGTGGATCTACCCAACACGTCCTCTCAGCAGTGCATCATGGGCCTTGGCGCCGCCCAACAGTTTGAGACATCAGACGGATAAGCAAGCAAGTCCGTCCCTCCCTTTCCATCATGCCACTTGGCCACCGAGAGCCGCTTACCACGAGAAGGACTGGGAGGAGTCGCTAAGCATGTGTGTGCTGGTGCGACAAAACAAATCGAGTTGCGTGCACACCATCGTGGAGATCCCGTTATTTG TTGATGGCCGCAGagaagatgacatcagcatCAGGAAAAGCAGCAAACACCCGGAAAAGAGACAGCACGGCTGTTTTCGAAGCCTGTTCCAAGCGGAGAGTTGCCCCGCGCCCTTCATATACGGCTCTCAGTTTTACTGTTTCCATTCCCCGGAAACAGAACCCATTGCCCACCACAGGCCACTGAACTCTAGGCAGGATATTGCACTTGACAGAAACAAGATGGACGACTTTCCCCTGCTGAATCCTACCTCTTTGTGCAGCTATGATGCAAGAACAGACGGCTCTCATAGGGAAGGAGACAGTGAAAAAGAGCAAAAGCTGGCCATGGCATATGAAAGACTAAGGAGTGAG CTCCCAAATTTCTTCCATAAGAATCATGACTACTCCATGTACTCCAATGATGTTGAATTCATCAACGGACTTCTCAATACCAAGACCAG AGGACGCCTGATATACCAAGTCAGCGTCTTGCTGTGGCGCCTCTGTTGTCATTTGTATTTCTGTGACACCCGGCTGGAGGTGCTCAAACTGACCAAGCACATGGAAGACGGGACCATTAAGGCTCGATGGAGGCTTAGGGGCCTTCCTTACCATACCTTGATGCTACGCTTCTACCGCAAAGACAAATCACAACTGTACAG gtCCTATGATGTTTTCTCCACGTTCTACATAGGACATGACGGACTCATCCACTGTCATAAAGTTGAAAAG GTGATGCCGGCTCAGCCCCCAACCCTGCCCCGAGTCACGTCCCTCCTGGCCAGCGCTTTAGTAGCTCTGGGGATGGAGGAGACGGTGAACAGACCCGCTCTCAATTTGCTGCCCCTGCTCCTATCCTCACTGTGGCAGGTCCGAGAATGA